One part of the Ciona intestinalis chromosome 5, KH, whole genome shotgun sequence genome encodes these proteins:
- the LOC100177343 gene encoding trichohyalin: MTDNWDDDDFGTFESADLNKGSAPSSATVNTSTNLPAWLLEAQAKPPISPTHQRDEPNHTAKASNYEQLSLPTSVASIFDSTNTSVTSEEATGDTGHDTVSATIASPAVTEYAFNAVFSDATSAHSTLSTEEKGSVFVKKEKEKKAEEQKKESDLVVQLRGQLDSAMALKEQSEMSLNELREELNHKVEELNKKIKRKEEEHSIMMMQLEEKKSKELEQLQQSSENTMREVTEQYTTLCNQVAADQKLQFEKHLLEITEKCCTMLNQQNDLMTQQMTKQQSIFDEKLSSAMNQCKDDLDLLVEEKIKMVEDRCSSALEAAVNGVKVQIEEDFERERSFNAKSKRDLVAELTLKHKEELRASVEEERVRGNVIKRDAIEETKKSILRISREEQQEIELTRERHLNAIGILLTSSQEHLRHLRDDVTSNPNATKHIGN; encoded by the exons ATGACGGATAACTGGGACGATGATGATTTCGGAACTTTTGAAAGTGCCGATTTGAACAAAGGAAGTGCACCAAGCTCTGCTACCGTAAATACCTCGACAAATCTACCAGCCTGGTTACTCGAAGCTCAGGCGAAACCCCCAATTTCACCAACACATCAACGAG aTGAGCCTAATCATACTGCAAAGGCATCTAATTATGAACAA CTATCCCTTCCAACCTCTGTAGCATCTATATTTGACTCAACTAATACCAG TGTTACTAGTGAAGAGGCTACAGGTGACACGGGACACGATACAGTTTCGGCTACCATAGCATCCCCTGCAGTTACTGAATATGCATTCAATGCTGTGTTTTCTGATGCTACATCTGCACACTCAACGTTATCAACTGAAGAAAAAGGATCCGTATttgtgaaaaaagagaaagaaaaaaaggcgGAAGAACAGAAGAAAGAAAGTGATCTGGTTGTCCAGTTAAGAGGACAACTAGACTCTGCCATGGCCTTAAAAGAGCAATCTGAAATG agtTTAAACGAACTCCGTGAGGAACTAAACCACAAAGTGGAAGAGCTGAATAAGAAGATAAAAAGGAAAGAGGAGGAACATTCCATAATGATGATGCAGCTGGAGGAGAAAAAGAGCAAAGAGTTGGAGCAGCTCCAACAAAGTTcagaaaat ACAATGAGAGAGGTAACTGAGCAATACACCACATTATGCAATCAAGTGGCTGCGGATCAAAAGTTACAGTTTGAGAAACACTTGCTGGAAATTACTGAAAAATGTTGCACTATGTTGAACCAGCAG AACGATTTAATGACTCAGCAAATGACTAAGCAACAATCTATATTCGATGAAAAACTGTCGTCAGCGATGAATCAATGTAAAGATGATCTTGATCTTCTTGTGGAGGAAAAGATAAAGATGGTGGAGGATCGATGCTCCTCTGCTTTGGAGGCAGCTGTAAATGGAGTCAaa GTTCAAATTGAAGAAGACTTTGAGAGAGAGAGGAGTTTTAACGCAAAATCAAAACGAGACCTTGTTGCTGAACttactttaaaacacaag GAGGAATTAAGAGCAAGTGTGGAAGAGGAGAGAGTGCGTGGTAACGTCATAAAACGAGACGCAAtagaagaaacaaagaaatcaaTTTTACGTATATCCCGCGAGGAACAACAG gAAATTGAACTCACGCGAGAACGTCACCTAAATGCGATCGGTATTCTGCTTACGTCATCACAGGAACACCTACGTCATCTccgtgatgacgtcacgagcaATCCCAACGCAACGAAGCATATCGGAAACTAA
- the LOC100179689 gene encoding F-box/LRR-repeat protein 12-like, with protein sequence MLHQANFTDLPDHIILEIFMYLNVKELLRLVRVCKRLERLIPDKWLWKNVQFSPRPIQKTKLRSIVTKYFTNSTAAVDICGKWKNKNTTYAISNHILKTIAVKSPKLSTFKIEDENLNSISLELLPSSIQHLSFTRCEIPLSCLKSCVEKFKHLKSLSFRRCPCLTDTHLSCFGNLPKLEKLEIVESYRIDNDAVRVIGRSFPNLRNLTLVGCARCGDLCCGNIVEKLPLLQSLEIEEWTELSMRGVNMLTNNLENLKFLSVKCTQINKGNIVIRGSRVGL encoded by the exons ATGCTTCACCAAGCTAACTTTACCGATTTGCCTGACCACATTATccttgaaatatttatgtatcTTAACGTAAAGGAACTTCTGCGGTTAGTAAG AGTATGCAAACGATTGGAACGTTTAATTCCTGACAAATGGCTTTGGAAAAACGTTCAATTTTCGCCACGGCCAATCCAGAAAACCAAGCTTCGAAgcattgttacaaaatatttcaccAACTCAACTGCAGCAGTGGACATATGtggaaaatggaaaaataagAACACAACATATGCAATTTCAAATCATATTCTTAAGACAATTGCAGTAAAAAGCCCCAAACTTTCTACTTTCAAG ATTGAAGATGAGAATTTGAACAGCATCTCCTTAGAGTTGCTTCCATCTTCCATCCAACACCTTTCCTTTACTCGATGTGAAATACCACTGTCCTGTTTAAAATCATGCgtggaaaagtttaaacacCTGAAATCGCTATCTTTTCGACGGTGCCCGTGCTTAACAGACACTCATTTAAGTTGTTTTGGAAACCTTCCTAAACTAGAAAA ACTTGAGATAGTTGAGAGTTATCGAATTGATAACGACGCAGTTCGAGTAATCGGTCGGTCCTTCCCAAACCTTCGCAACCTAACTCTCGTTGGATGCGCGAGATGCGGGGACTTGTGTTGTGGCAACATCGTTGAAAAGCTTCCTCTCCTCCAGTCTTTAGAGATTGAGGAATGGACAGAACTTTCCATGCGTGGAGTTAACATGCTTACTAATAACTTGGAAAATTTGAAATTCCTCAGCGTAAAATGCACACAAATCAATAAAGGCAATATTGTCATCCGTGGATCCAGAGTTGGTTTATGA
- the LOC101243439 gene encoding WSC domain-containing protein 1-like: protein MAISAIACTRDDCNALQEEHLLIWRTGLEDPICEKKRFLPPHRDLVALVSFPGSGNTWLRHLLEQATGIYTGSVYTDKDMYNKGFLGEMEDGKSGRTLLVKDHIYTDKRISLFDYSSIILLVRNPFKALVAEFNRRKSQNHVGFAKPEDFRSPDWSSYTTTMAGEWLSTIAEVFRSGIPVRMVYYEDLLSHTHEEIEKLLKHIPQAHDAFQTRKHCLDRNQMGEYKRPDRVETTFFSAALINYINYQVKRARTILLKNDCVTCKGIPLYEEESSDREATLGGMDDSRSVGNAVIGALKVHAEN, encoded by the exons ATGGCAATAAGTGCAATTGCGTGCACGCGAG ATGATTGCAATGCTCTTCAAGAAGAACATCTTCTGATCTGGAGAACGGGACTGGAGGACCCAATCTGCGAGAAGAAGAGATTTCTTCCCCCACATCGTGATCTTGTTGCTCTGGTTAGTTTTCCAGGATCTGGGAACACTTGGTTGCGACATCTTCTTGAACAAGCCACTGGTATATACACGGGTAGCGTGTACACGGACAAAGATATGTACAATAAAG GCTTCCTTGGCGAGATGGAAGACGGTAAGAGCGGGCGCACACTTTTGGTTAAAGATCATATATACACGGACAAACGTATCTCACTCTTTGATTACTCATCGATAATTTTGTTGGTTCGAAATCCGTTCAAAGCTTTGGTTGCAGAGTTTAACCGAAGGAAATCGCAAAACCATGTCGGGTTTGCAAAACCGGAGGATTTTAGGTCGCCAG aCTGGTCAAGCTATACCACTACAATGGCGGGCGAATGGCTGAGCACAATCGCTGAAGTTTTTCGAAGCGGAATACCAGTACGGATGGTGTATTACGAAGATTTGCTCAGTCACACGCACGAAGAAATCGAAAAGCTGTTAAAGCATATACCTCAAGCACACGACGCTTTTCAGACGAGAAAACATTGTCTTGATAGAAACCAGATGGGAGAATACAAAAGACCTGACCGTGTGGAAACGACGTTTTTCTCAGCTGCACTGATCAATTACATTAACTACCAGGTAAAACGGGCGAGGACAATTCTACTGAAGAATGATTGCGTGACGTGTAAGGGGATTCCCCTATACGAGGAAGAGTCGAGCGACAGAGAAGCAACTTTAGGGGGAATGGACGACTCTAGGTCTGTAGGCAACGCAGTTATTGGGGCTTTGAAAGTACATGCGGAGAACTAA
- the LOC100178925 gene encoding uncharacterized protein LOC100178925 isoform X1 produces the protein MRFPADIFITFTFLHHVFAVIGNTKDVVCDTYVKQPSVWSCCPGEATNFKELTQNAKTTPWSKLQLKDAVYFRGIPVDENSTRTLRLCIIAPMGYRASVTVNVKAPFNTSSVGPAERETCTHPRVDIWAKNVYNSQASMDASPLNREARHTDERTRTANSKRRTRKNNTKRRPQFELRNSYSNKRTSAVLPNLQSILNSPKTDPTSTPTPNPQFRNEFPRRLRQRRGITADNSSWTRLRHFCDSEPLSTAGTKFSLFREIADELDSGLNEDPRLPETDHVKEPIISILAVDINADFNDPELLHRLRQLLFHISFTKLNNGSLNIGSTLVNASLNGTVAVAVSNSELNKAITVGREEKDAGMRFLPSHMLIVIIGCFSLLALIATVACVVKRRRTRSRRTQQQQEQGIDDNESQKFGVTFSKLNCYTCCCYNEDDNSSTMSVASDRRINNNLRPPKIQEPMYKAGRPGGCVWCTCCRGQPNRHVTTGVTSQHYVTPGRRSIDPNRGTSSLQHNSTPNNFLKYNRITNNPYRHDTYPPNVSYPSTGTLAEPGSAAGSPGSVRSHASRRPAGAATEKLLTPRSNCIKPPPNRTHIRCDNIVIAQMRVEKTSQRRCPLHSSTEAPKPEERFLVPKPGDECRCDRKTRSLNACPTRAVTLRTWDGSPWSEPFVLPAFDPNHSIRDGRRPPGGTYGSSPPEYSEPPDYFT, from the exons ATGCGATTCCCTGCTGATATATTTA TAACCTTCACGTTTCTCCACCACGTATTTGCTGTGATAGGAAACACAAAAGACGTCG TTTGCGACACATATGTAAAACAGCCTTCTGTGTGGTCGTGTTGTCCCGGCGAAGCAACCAACTTCAAAGAACTCACCCAGAATGCTAAGACGACACCTTGGTCTAAACTGCAGCTCAAGGACGCCGTGTATTTCCGGGGAATTCCCGTTGACGAGAACTCGACAAGGACATTGCGCCTTTGTATTATCGCCCCCATGGGGTACAGGGCGTCTGTGACCGTCAATGTAAAAGCGCCTTTTAACACGTCGTCCGTTGGGCCTGCTGAAAGAGAAACATGCACCCACCCAAGAGTCGACATTTGGGCCAAGAACGTTTACAACTCCCAAGCTAGCATGGATGCATCCCCGCTAAACCGGGAAGCACGCCATACGGATGAAAGAACTAGAACCGCCAACTCGAAAAGGCGGACCCGGAAAAATAATACGAAACGACGTCCGCAGTTCGAACTGAGGAACTCTTACTCAAATAAACGAACCTCCGCAGTTTTGCCGAACCtgcaaagtattttaaattcgCCAAAGACAGACCCCACCAGCACGCCAACGCCGAACCCGCAATTTCGAAATGAGTTCCCAAGACGGCTGCGGCAGCGACGTGGGATAACCGCAGACAACTCATCATGGACAAGACTACGACATTTCTGCGACAGTGAGCCGTTGTCAACAGCAGGAACaaaattttcattatttcgCGAAATTGCGGACGAACTTGATTCTGGTTTAAACGAAGACCCGCG GTTGCCAGAAACAGACCACGTCAAAGAGCCCATAATAAGCATTCTCGCCGTGGATATTAACGCTGACTTTAACGACCCAGAGCTTTTACACCGTCTGAGGCAGTTGCTCTTTCATATATCCTTTACCAAGTTAAACAACGGCAGCTTAAACATCG GCAGCACGCTGGTAAACGCAAGTCTAAATGGCACGGTCGCTGTGGCCGTTTCGAATTCGGAGTTAAACAAAGCCATAACTGTTGGGCGTGAAGAGAAGGACGCGGGGATGCGCTTCCTGCCTTCGCATATGCTGATTGTCATTATAGgctgtttttctttattagcTCTCATAGCTACAGTCGCTTGCGTTGTAAAACGAAGGAGGACGAGAAGTCGCAGGACCCAACAGCAACAAGAGCAAGGAATCGACGACAACGAGAGCCAG AAGTTTGGTGttacattttcaaagttaaactGCTATACCTGCTGTTGTTACAACGAAGACGACAATTCCAGTACGATGTCTGTCGCGTCAGATCGGAGGATTAATAATAATCTTCGCCCTCCAAAAATACAAGAACCAATGTATAAAGCAGGTCGTCCAGGAGGGTGTGTTTGGTGCACATGCTGTCGAGGCCAACCTAATCGACACGTCACTACTGGGGTGACGTCACAGCATTACGTCACACCGGGTCGGCGATCTATAGACCCCAATAGAG GCACAAGCTCCCTTCAACACAACTCCACTCcgaacaattttttaaagtacaaCCGGATTACGAATAATCCGTACAGACACGACACCTACCCCCCAAACGTCAGCTACCCATCCACTGGGACCTTAGCAGAGCCTGGCAGTGCGGCTGGATCGCCCGGTAGTGTCCGGTCCCATGCGAGCCGTCGGCCTGCTGGAGCAGCAACGGAAAAGCTGCTTACACCGCGATCGAATTGCATAAAGCCGCCTCCCAATCGTACACATATACGATGTGATAACATCGTTATTGCGCAGATGCGAGTAGAGAAGACCTCGCAACGACGTTGCCCCCTCCATTCTTCCACGGAGGCGCCGAAGCCCGAGGAACGATTTCTTGTTCCGAAGCCTGGCGATGAGTGCCGATGCGATCGTAAGACTCGAAGTTTAAACGCTTGCCCAACTCGCGCTGTTACCTTAAGGACATGGGACGGGAGTCCGTGGTCGGAGCCCTTTGTTCTTCCGGCATTCGATCCAAATCATAGTATTCGGGACGGCCGGAGACCTCCTGGGGGTACGTACGGGAGCTCGCCACCCGAGTACTCGGAACCTCCTGATTACTTCACGTAG
- the LOC100178925 gene encoding uncharacterized protein LOC100178925 isoform X2, which yields MGYRASVTVNVKAPFNTSSVGPAERETCTHPRVDIWAKNVYNSQASMDASPLNREARHTDERTRTANSKRRTRKNNTKRRPQFELRNSYSNKRTSAVLPNLQSILNSPKTDPTSTPTPNPQFRNEFPRRLRQRRGITADNSSWTRLRHFCDSEPLSTAGTKFSLFREIADELDSGLNEDPRLPETDHVKEPIISILAVDINADFNDPELLHRLRQLLFHISFTKLNNGSLNIGSTLVNASLNGTVAVAVSNSELNKAITVGREEKDAGMRFLPSHMLIVIIGCFSLLALIATVACVVKRRRTRSRRTQQQQEQGIDDNESQKFGVTFSKLNCYTCCCYNEDDNSSTMSVASDRRINNNLRPPKIQEPMYKAGRPGGCVWCTCCRGQPNRHVTTGVTSQHYVTPGRRSIDPNRGTSSLQHNSTPNNFLKYNRITNNPYRHDTYPPNVSYPSTGTLAEPGSAAGSPGSVRSHASRRPAGAATEKLLTPRSNCIKPPPNRTHIRCDNIVIAQMRVEKTSQRRCPLHSSTEAPKPEERFLVPKPGDECRCDRKTRSLNACPTRAVTLRTWDGSPWSEPFVLPAFDPNHSIRDGRRPPGGTYGSSPPEYSEPPDYFT from the exons ATGGGGTACAGGGCGTCTGTGACCGTCAATGTAAAAGCGCCTTTTAACACGTCGTCCGTTGGGCCTGCTGAAAGAGAAACATGCACCCACCCAAGAGTCGACATTTGGGCCAAGAACGTTTACAACTCCCAAGCTAGCATGGATGCATCCCCGCTAAACCGGGAAGCACGCCATACGGATGAAAGAACTAGAACCGCCAACTCGAAAAGGCGGACCCGGAAAAATAATACGAAACGACGTCCGCAGTTCGAACTGAGGAACTCTTACTCAAATAAACGAACCTCCGCAGTTTTGCCGAACCtgcaaagtattttaaattcgCCAAAGACAGACCCCACCAGCACGCCAACGCCGAACCCGCAATTTCGAAATGAGTTCCCAAGACGGCTGCGGCAGCGACGTGGGATAACCGCAGACAACTCATCATGGACAAGACTACGACATTTCTGCGACAGTGAGCCGTTGTCAACAGCAGGAACaaaattttcattatttcgCGAAATTGCGGACGAACTTGATTCTGGTTTAAACGAAGACCCGCG GTTGCCAGAAACAGACCACGTCAAAGAGCCCATAATAAGCATTCTCGCCGTGGATATTAACGCTGACTTTAACGACCCAGAGCTTTTACACCGTCTGAGGCAGTTGCTCTTTCATATATCCTTTACCAAGTTAAACAACGGCAGCTTAAACATCG GCAGCACGCTGGTAAACGCAAGTCTAAATGGCACGGTCGCTGTGGCCGTTTCGAATTCGGAGTTAAACAAAGCCATAACTGTTGGGCGTGAAGAGAAGGACGCGGGGATGCGCTTCCTGCCTTCGCATATGCTGATTGTCATTATAGgctgtttttctttattagcTCTCATAGCTACAGTCGCTTGCGTTGTAAAACGAAGGAGGACGAGAAGTCGCAGGACCCAACAGCAACAAGAGCAAGGAATCGACGACAACGAGAGCCAG AAGTTTGGTGttacattttcaaagttaaactGCTATACCTGCTGTTGTTACAACGAAGACGACAATTCCAGTACGATGTCTGTCGCGTCAGATCGGAGGATTAATAATAATCTTCGCCCTCCAAAAATACAAGAACCAATGTATAAAGCAGGTCGTCCAGGAGGGTGTGTTTGGTGCACATGCTGTCGAGGCCAACCTAATCGACACGTCACTACTGGGGTGACGTCACAGCATTACGTCACACCGGGTCGGCGATCTATAGACCCCAATAGAG GCACAAGCTCCCTTCAACACAACTCCACTCcgaacaattttttaaagtacaaCCGGATTACGAATAATCCGTACAGACACGACACCTACCCCCCAAACGTCAGCTACCCATCCACTGGGACCTTAGCAGAGCCTGGCAGTGCGGCTGGATCGCCCGGTAGTGTCCGGTCCCATGCGAGCCGTCGGCCTGCTGGAGCAGCAACGGAAAAGCTGCTTACACCGCGATCGAATTGCATAAAGCCGCCTCCCAATCGTACACATATACGATGTGATAACATCGTTATTGCGCAGATGCGAGTAGAGAAGACCTCGCAACGACGTTGCCCCCTCCATTCTTCCACGGAGGCGCCGAAGCCCGAGGAACGATTTCTTGTTCCGAAGCCTGGCGATGAGTGCCGATGCGATCGTAAGACTCGAAGTTTAAACGCTTGCCCAACTCGCGCTGTTACCTTAAGGACATGGGACGGGAGTCCGTGGTCGGAGCCCTTTGTTCTTCCGGCATTCGATCCAAATCATAGTATTCGGGACGGCCGGAGACCTCCTGGGGGTACGTACGGGAGCTCGCCACCCGAGTACTCGGAACCTCCTGATTACTTCACGTAG